TCAGGTCGCGGCCAGCCCGGCGTATCTCAAGCGTTTCGGCACGCCGCAACATCCTGAAGACCTGGCCCGCCATCAATGTCTGACCTACAAGGGTGCGACCGGTCAGCAGCGCTGGTTTTTCCGGCAGGATCAGGGTGAATGGACGCCGTATTCGGTCAAAGGCCCGATCACCGGCAACCATGCGGACACGTTGACCCAGGCTGCCGAGCAAGGGCTGGGGCTGGTGATGTTTCCGTCATGGCTGATCGGCGAGGCCGTGCGCGAGGGCACGCTGGTGCCGGTGCTGGGGGATTATCAGGTGTCGAACAGTGTGGAGCCGCAGCAGATTGCGGTGCTGTGGCCGGGGAGCCGGCGGTTGTCGGTGAAGGTGCGGACGGTGATTGATTTCTTTGTTGAGTGTTTTGGGGAGGTGCCGTATTGGGACAGACCCTGACGGTCTGTCCCGACAACGCCATCAGATCCGGAATTGCCCGACCAGTTTGCCCAGCCGCTGCCCCAGATCCGCCAGGCTGCGCGAAGTCTGCGCCCCCAACTGTGTCTCATCCGCCACGTTATCCACCGCCACCGCAATCTGATGCACGCTGCGGTTGATCTCTTCCGCCACAGCCGTCTGCTCCTCGGCAGCACTGGCGATCTGGGCGTTCATCGAGTTGATGGTTGCAATCAAATCCGCCATGGCATCCAGCGATGCCCCCGCCTGATTGGCCTGAGCCGACGTGCCGTCACCCGCCTCGCTGGACCGGCGCATCGCTTCAACCGCCGACTGCGTACCGGCCTGCAAACGATCAATCATGCCCTGGATTTCCTGCGTGCTGATCTGCGTGCGCGAAGCCAGCGCCCGCACCTCATCCGCCACCACCGCAAACCCGCGCCCGGCCTCACCGGCCCGGGCCGCTTCGATCGCGGCGTTCAGTGCCAACAAGTTAGTCTGCTCGGCAATCGAGCGGATCACTCCGAGCACGCCGACAATCGACGACACGTCCTGCTGCAGGCTGTCGAGGGACACGCCGCTGCTGCGGATGTCGTCCACCAACGCATGAATCTGTTTGATGCTGCCGGCCACCACGCGCTTGGCGGTCTGGCCTTCTTCGTCGGTCTGCTGCGCGGCGACGGCGGCGTTCTGTGCGCTCTTGGCGACTTCTTGCGCGGCGGCGGACATTTCGTTGATCGCCGTCGCCACCTGATCAGTCTCGTGACGCTGACGCTCCATGGCCTGATCGGAGCGCTGGGCCTGATCCGAGACTTGCGTCACCAGCCCGGTCAGTTGTGTGGTCATCTCGGTGATCTGCCGCACCAGGCTGTGGATCTTGTCGACGAAGCGGTTGAACGAGCCGGCCAGTTCGCCGAGTTCGTCCTGACTGGTGATGGTCAGACGCCGGGTCAGGTCGCCCTCGCCAGCGGCGATGTCGTCGAGGTTGGCTTTCATCAGGTTCAGCGGCCGCAGAATGGTATTGGCCAGCACCAGCCCCGCTACCGCAATCACCAGCAGCACGACCACCGCCACGCCGACGATGCTCAGCACCACGCCTTCCATGCGCTCCTGAACCTGGGCCTGGACCAGCGCCACTTGCGCCTCGATGCCGTCGAGGTTGACCGACGTACCGACCGCCAT
This genomic window from Pseudomonas kribbensis contains:
- a CDS encoding methyl-accepting chemotaxis protein, which gives rise to MTTQLTGLVTQVSDQAQRSDQAMERQRHETDQVATAINEMSAAAQEVAKSAQNAAVAAQQTDEEGQTAKRVVAGSIKQIHALVDDIRSSGVSLDSLQQDVSSIVGVLGVIRSIAEQTNLLALNAAIEAARAGEAGRGFAVVADEVRALASRTQISTQEIQGMIDRLQAGTQSAVEAMRRSSEAGDGTSAQANQAGASLDAMADLIATINSMNAQIASAAEEQTAVAEEINRSVHQIAVAVDNVADETQLGAQTSRSLADLGQRLGKLVGQFRI